From the Ensifer adhaerens genome, the window GTCAGGCGGCAGCCGCCTGCAGGATGTCGTCGGCGCAGCCGCTGATCGCCGCTGCGAGCGCTTCCATGTCGCGCTCGCGCGGGCTGCTGCGGCGCCAGACGAGGCCGATCTCGCGCGCAGGCTCTGGTGCGGCGAAGGGCACGATCCGGATCGAGTTGCGCGCCGCCTCGGTCGCAATCGCGATTTCGGGGATCAGCGTCATGCCCATGCCGTTGGCGACCATCTGCAGGAGCGTCGTCATCGAAGTGGCGCCGAACGAGACGAGGCGGCGCTTGCCGGCCGTGCTGCAGACGGCAAGTGCCTGGTCGCGAAGGCAATGCCCCTCTTCGAGCAGCAGCAGCTGTTCGACATCCACCTGGTCTTCGGTCAGCGGCGACATCAGGATGTTTCGCTCGTCGTCCGCCATCGCCATGAAAAAGCGATCGGAAAAGAGCGGTTTCGTCGAAAGCCCGTCGGTTTCGATCGGCAGGGCGGCAACGACGGCGTCGAGCAGGCCCTCGCCGAGATCGGCGACCAGTCGCGACGTCACCGACTCCTTCAATTCGATCTCGATCGCCGGATACACTCGGCGCAAGTGCGGCACCAGTCGCGGCACGAGATAGGGGGCAAGCGTCGGGATAACGCCGATGCGGATACGTCCTTCGAGTGTGCCGGAGCTGGCGCGGGCGCTCTGCTCCAGCATGTCCACTTCCGCGAGAATGGCGCGGGTGCGGGTCAGCACCTCTTCGCCTTTGCGGGTGAGGAAAACGCCGCTGCGGCTGCGCTCCACCAGCTTCACACCCAGGTGGTTCTCCATTTCCATGATCTGGGCGGAGAGCGCCGGCTGGCTGACGTGGACGAGTTCGGCGGCCTTGCCGAAGTGGCGAGCGGAGGCAAGCGCCTCGAAATAGCGCATCTGTCTGAGTGTAAGCATGATAGGAAAATCCTATCGAGTTTTAATTTATATGCAATTGGAGATTATCGATCGCCTGTGGGAAAACCGCGTTGCCAAAGCGTCCGGGCTTTGAGCGTCGCCCAAGTGGCGGCTGGCAGCCGCCCTGGCTGTCGTCGGGCAGGCGGTGAAACCCTGCGCGATCTCCCGGGCGCGAACCCTTTGACAGGAGGACGCGATGTCAGATCGACCCATATTGACGACGAGCGCCGGAGCGCCGGTACCGGACAACCAGAATTCGCTGACGGCCGGTCCGCGCGGCGGCGTCATGATGCAGGACTACCAGCTTATAGAGAAGCTGTCGCATCAAAACCGCGAGCGCATTCCCGAGCGCGCCGTGCATGCCAAGGGCTGGGGCGCCTATGGCACCCTGAAGATCACAGGCGATATCTCGAAATACACCAAGGCCAAGGTTCTGCAGCCGGGCGCTGAAACGCCGATGCTGGCGCGCTTCTCTACGGTTGCGGGTGAACTGGGTGCGGCCGACGCCGAACGCGACGTGCGCGGCTTTGCGCTGAAATTCTATACGCCCGAGGGCAATTGGGACCTCGTCGGCAACAACACGCCGATCTTCTTCATCCGCGATGCCTACAAGTTCCCGGACTTCATCCACACCCAGAAGCGCCATCCGAAGACGAACCTGCGCTCGGCAACCGCCATGTGGGATTTCTGGTCGCTGTCGCCGGAAAGCCTGCACCAGGTCACGATCCTGATGTCCGACCGCGGATGTCCGGTGTCGCCGCTGCACATGAACGGCTATGGTTCACACACCTTCTCGTTCTGGAACGACGCCGGTGAGCGCTATTGGGTGAAGTTCCACTTCAAGACCCAGCACGGCCACAAGTTCTACACCAATGCGGAGGCCGCGGACGTGATCGGCCGGACACGCGAAAGCTACCAGGAAGCGCTCTACGGCGCCGTTGAAGAGGGCTACTATCCGCGCTGGACGCTTCAGGTGCAGATCATGCCGGAACTCGATGCGGATAAGACCCCCTACAATCCCTTCGACGTCACCAAGGTCTGGCCGCATGCGGACTACCCGCCGATTGAGGTGGGCGTTCTGGAACTCAATCGCAATCCGGAGAACTACTTCGCCGAGGTCGAGAACGCCGCCTTCTCGCCGTCCAACATCGTGCCCGGCATCGGCTTCTCGCCGGACAAGATGCTGCAGGCCAGGCTCTTCTCCTATGCCGATGCCCACCGCTATCGCCTCGGCACCCACTACGAGCACATCCCGGTCAATCGGCCGAAATGCCCGGTGCGTCACTATCACCGCGATGGCCAGATGAACACGTTCGGCGGCATCCAGACCGGCAATCCGGACGCCTATTACGAACCAAACTCGTTCAACGGCCCGGTCGAGCAGCCGTCCGCGATGGAACCGCCACTGCGCATCAGCGGCGACATGGCCCGCTACGACCACCGCGAAGGCAACGACGACTACAGTCAGCCGCGCGCGCTGTTCAATCTGTTCGATGCCGGCGAGAAGGCGCGGCTGTTTGCAAACATCGCCGCTGCCATGGGCGGCGTGCCTGGTCTGATCGTTGAACGTCAGCTTGCACATTTCAAGCGCGTTCATCCGGACTATGAAGCCGGTGTCCGCGCAGCACTTCAAGCGGCACATGGCTACGAAGCGGAGACTGTCAGCACCGCTGCCGAATAGGCAGGGCGAGCGCTCGACCGAGCTCGGAAAAAGAAAAGCCACGTACCCTGTCGGTACGTGGCTTTTTTGGTTTCTGCCGGCTCTACCAGCCCGGCAGCATATGGCTTTGCCTGAGACGCGGATAGCGCGGGAAGCCCTTGATGTCGGCCTCGAGGTCGTCATTGGCGCTGATCGGCGTGATGTTGTCGAGGCAGGCGGTGATGTGATTGCTGATCGCATTCGAAAGCGAGGGCGAGAGGCCCGGACGCTTCATGATGCCGATCTGCACCGGCGCCAGCGCCGGGAAGCCGTCGGCGAGCGTCAGCACCTTCATGCCCGGTCGCAACGCCGATTCCGGCAAGACCGATACCGCCATGCCCGCGAGTACCGCCGCGGCGACGACCGTCGACGACCAGCTGGTGAACAGGATCTGGTACTCCCGCCCGGTCGCATCGAGCGCTGCACAGGCGGCCTGGCGCCAGAGACAGTCACGCCGGCCGACCGCGAGCGGGATCGGTGCGTTCTCGGGCAACGGGTGGTTGATCGAGCTCACCCAGCAAAGCGGCTCGGTCCGCACCACGTCCGACGCGCGCGCGCGCGGATTGTGCGTGACCAGCGCGATGTCGAGGTCGCCCTTCGCCATCTTCTCGGCGAGATCCACGGACGGCTCGCAGACGATGTAGAGCTCGACATTCGGATGCGTCTTGGCAAAACGCATGATGATCTCGGGCATGTAGCGGTCGGCGTAATCGTCGGGCGTGCCGATCCTGAGCGTTCCTTCGAGGCGGTTGTCGTCGAAGGAGGCAATCGCTTCGTTGTTGAGGCGGATCATCCGGCGGGCGAAATTCAGCAGCCGGTCGCCCTCGACGGTCAGCCGGTTGCCGCGGCCGTCTTTCATGAAGAGTGCTTTGCCGATGCGCTCCTCCAGGCGGCGCATTTGCATCGATACGGCGGATTGAGTCTTGAAGACCCGGTCGGCCGCCTTGGTGAAACTGCCCGTGTCGGCGATCGCGACAAAGGTCTGGAGCTGATCGATATCGAGCGGTGCGGACATGGCCGTGATGCATCCATAAGATTGTTTGATGAATATCATTAAAAACATTCGTTGGACTGATCAATAAGGATTTGCGATCAATCGGGGGCAAATTCATCGATCCCCCGCCGGCAATTTTGCCGGTGATTCCCAAATCTTTTGGCCCGCCCCTGCGTTTGACCTCCCCCGCAGGGGATGGGTCTCTTCGTGCCGAAAAAGGAGACCGTCATGCGCACGACACAGCACGTCCTCGATCTCGACCTCGTTGCAGGGAAGCAGTCCTATGCCCCCCGCACAGTCGGCGTCGTAGCCATGCTGACGTCCGTATGGCGCCAACTCAGAAACCGATACGCGATCAGCCGTCTGAACGACATGGATGACCGTCAGCTCCTGGACATGGGGCTGAAGCGAGAAGATGTGCGCGAGGCGATCACCTCGCCCTTCTTCGATAATCCGGCCAGTTACCTGACGCGCGCTTCGCGAAACCGTGCGAGCCTCTTCTACAAGGGGACCCGCCACGACTGATTGTCCCCCATGGCGCATCCCGCCGCTTAGGGTGTGTGCCAGTCGAGCATGATCCGTGAAAGCCTGCCGCCGCCGCGGGTCATGCTCAGAATTCCAGAGTTTCGGTGCTGCTGGCCGCATTGTCCGCGCGCTCAAACGTTCCCCGCAGGGTAGAGCCAATAACCCTGCCGCTTGGCCCGGTGCATGACCAAGACATGTGCCGGGCCTTTTTCTTTTCAGATGTGTCTTCGGCAACGGGCCCGAGCACTCTCCGACGCAGCCGCTTGCTGCGTCCAGCGGAAGCATGGAGGGTGTCGACGGGAAGGGCGTTTCAGCTCTTTGTGCCGGGACCGGTCTTGTAGAGGTCGAACAGCGCCTCGACGTTCTTCTGGTATTCCTTTTGCATCTCCAGCCCGGTGTCGAACATGCTGTTCATCACCTGGGAGAACTGGGCAAGCGCGGGATTGTCGGCTGCCGGCTTCTGCGCGCCGGCGGCGCCCGCCTGCATCATGTCCTGAAACGCCTTGACGAACGGGTTGTCGGCAAAGACGTCGGCTGTTTTCGGCTTCTCCTCCTTCTTCGGGGCCATGCCGAAGAAACCCTGCATCGCCTGGGTGAAGGGATTGTCGAAGGGGTTGGGTTGCGGCTCCGGCTTCTTGGCAAAGCCCGCCGCCTCCATCCACTGCCGCATGGCTGCCGCCATCGGGTTGTTGGCAAAGGCATCGCCTGCGGCGGCGAATTGCCCGGTCGTTTGCTTGAACAGCCCGCCCATCAGCGTGTCGGCCATGACCGGCAGCATCTGCTTGTAGATCTCCTGGCTGATGCCGGTGACCTGGGCGGCCTGGGCGGCGATCGCCCGCGACATTTCCTTCGAGCCGAACAACTGTCCGAGAACACCGTTGCCGTCGACCATGCCCTGCGGTGTGAAGGCCTGGCTCATGTCTTCGAAGTATTTGGCATAGTTGCCGCTACCGAGTGCCGTAAGCAGCGCGCCGAAATCATAGGGGTTGGCTGTGTTGCGCTTGAAGGCGGCCGAAAACGCGGGCAGCAATGCCGCCGTCGCCTTCGTCATCTGCTCCTGGGCGATGCCAAATTGTTGAGCCATCAGTTCGATGGCTTTGCCATTTTGCGCCTGCGCGAACATGTCAAAAAGCGGTGCCATGCCAGTTCCCCTTCGGCATCTTGAATCGCGCCGCTGCAAACGGCGCATATCCTTGCACTATAACGGGAAATCGGGGTCTGGAAACCGCTTTTTGAAACGTGCTTTGTAAGCCCTAGTACTGGTATTCGGCAAAGACCGGCTCGACCGAGCCATTCCAGCGGCCGTTGTAGAGCGCCAGCAGATCTTCGGCGAGTGTCGCCTTCTTGGCGAGCACTTCGTCGAGCGGTGCCAGGAACTGGCTTTCGTCGATACCGTCGCCGTTCAGCCGGTTGCGGCGCTTCAGGCCGCCACGCGAAATGGCGATCACCTCGCGGG encodes:
- a CDS encoding hydrogen peroxide-inducible genes activator translates to MLTLRQMRYFEALASARHFGKAAELVHVSQPALSAQIMEMENHLGVKLVERSRSGVFLTRKGEEVLTRTRAILAEVDMLEQSARASSGTLEGRIRIGVIPTLAPYLVPRLVPHLRRVYPAIEIELKESVTSRLVADLGEGLLDAVVAALPIETDGLSTKPLFSDRFFMAMADDERNILMSPLTEDQVDVEQLLLLEEGHCLRDQALAVCSTAGKRRLVSFGATSMTTLLQMVANGMGMTLIPEIAIATEAARNSIRIVPFAAPEPAREIGLVWRRSSPRERDMEALAAAISGCADDILQAAAA
- the katA gene encoding catalase KatA; translated protein: MSDRPILTTSAGAPVPDNQNSLTAGPRGGVMMQDYQLIEKLSHQNRERIPERAVHAKGWGAYGTLKITGDISKYTKAKVLQPGAETPMLARFSTVAGELGAADAERDVRGFALKFYTPEGNWDLVGNNTPIFFIRDAYKFPDFIHTQKRHPKTNLRSATAMWDFWSLSPESLHQVTILMSDRGCPVSPLHMNGYGSHTFSFWNDAGERYWVKFHFKTQHGHKFYTNAEAADVIGRTRESYQEALYGAVEEGYYPRWTLQVQIMPELDADKTPYNPFDVTKVWPHADYPPIEVGVLELNRNPENYFAEVENAAFSPSNIVPGIGFSPDKMLQARLFSYADAHRYRLGTHYEHIPVNRPKCPVRHYHRDGQMNTFGGIQTGNPDAYYEPNSFNGPVEQPSAMEPPLRISGDMARYDHREGNDDYSQPRALFNLFDAGEKARLFANIAAAMGGVPGLIVERQLAHFKRVHPDYEAGVRAALQAAHGYEAETVSTAAE
- a CDS encoding LysR substrate-binding domain-containing protein — its product is MSAPLDIDQLQTFVAIADTGSFTKAADRVFKTQSAVSMQMRRLEERIGKALFMKDGRGNRLTVEGDRLLNFARRMIRLNNEAIASFDDNRLEGTLRIGTPDDYADRYMPEIIMRFAKTHPNVELYIVCEPSVDLAEKMAKGDLDIALVTHNPRARASDVVRTEPLCWVSSINHPLPENAPIPLAVGRRDCLWRQAACAALDATGREYQILFTSWSSTVVAAAVLAGMAVSVLPESALRPGMKVLTLADGFPALAPVQIGIMKRPGLSPSLSNAISNHITACLDNITPISANDDLEADIKGFPRYPRLRQSHMLPGW
- a CDS encoding DUF1127 domain-containing protein, which translates into the protein MRTTQHVLDLDLVAGKQSYAPRTVGVVAMLTSVWRQLRNRYAISRLNDMDDRQLLDMGLKREDVREAITSPFFDNPASYLTRASRNRASLFYKGTRHD
- a CDS encoding DUF937 domain-containing protein, with the translated sequence MAPLFDMFAQAQNGKAIELMAQQFGIAQEQMTKATAALLPAFSAAFKRNTANPYDFGALLTALGSGNYAKYFEDMSQAFTPQGMVDGNGVLGQLFGSKEMSRAIAAQAAQVTGISQEIYKQMLPVMADTLMGGLFKQTTGQFAAAGDAFANNPMAAAMRQWMEAAGFAKKPEPQPNPFDNPFTQAMQGFFGMAPKKEEKPKTADVFADNPFVKAFQDMMQAGAAGAQKPAADNPALAQFSQVMNSMFDTGLEMQKEYQKNVEALFDLYKTGPGTKS